A single genomic interval of Macadamia integrifolia cultivar HAES 741 chromosome 6, SCU_Mint_v3, whole genome shotgun sequence harbors:
- the LOC122082761 gene encoding syntaxin-22-like produces MSFEDLESGRPLASRREHINPRQDPTQAVASGVFQINTAVSTFQRLVNTLGTPKDTPEFREKLHKTRLHIGQLVKDTSAKLKQASEIDQHGEVSASKKVADAKLAKDFQAVLKEFQKAQRLAAERETAYAPFVPQAVLPSSYTESEIGVGTDKSPEQRALLAESRRQEVLLLDNEIVFNEAIIEEREQGIKEIQQQIGEVNEIFKDLAVLVHDQGVVIEEIDSNIEGSHAATAQAKSQLAKASKTQKSNSSLTCLLLVIFGIVLLIVIIVLAA; encoded by the exons ATGAGCTTTGAAGATCTCGAATCTGGTAGGCCTTTGGCTTCAAGGCGAGAGCATATTAATCCAAGGCAGGACCCTACGCAAGCGGTTGCTTCCGGTGTGTTTCAGATAAACACCGCTGTCTCCACGTTCCAACGACTCGTTAATACCCTCGGAACGCCCAAAGACACGCCCGAGTTCCGGGAGAAGCT GCACAAGACAAGGCTACATATTGGACAGTTGGTGAAGGATACTTCTGCTAAACTCAAACAAGCTAGTGAAATAGATCAGCATGGTGAAGTTAGT GCCAGCAAGAAGGTAGCTGATGCTAAGCTTGCAAAAGATTTCCAAGCAGTTCTAAAAGAATTTCAGAAGGCACAAAGGCTTGCGGCTGAGAGGGAAACAGCGTATGCACCTTTTGTTCCTCAAGCAGTTCTTCCATCCAG CTATACTGAAAGTGAGATAGGTGTAGGTACAGATAAGAGTCCAGAACAGCGTGCTCTTCTTGCGGAATCTAGAAG ACAGGAGGTGTTGCTACTGGACAATGAGATTGTCTTCAATGAAGCCATCATTGAGGAAAGAGAGCAAGGGATCAAAGAAATACAGCAGCAAATTGGTGAGGTGAACGAGATTTTCAAAGATCTAGCTGTGTTGGTTCATGATCAAGGAGTTGTGATTG AGGAAATAGACAGCAACATTGAGGGCTCCCATGCGGCTACTGCACAGGCAAAATCCCAACTTGCAAAAGCATCCAAgacccaaaaatcaaattcatctCTG ACATGCTTGCTCTTGGTGATATTTGGGATCGTTCTGCTCATTGTTATCATAGTCCTTGCAGCTTAA